CTGCAAATATCAAAATAAAAAATTGAAAAGCTACCCCAAATACTGCTAATTGCGATATGCCTGTTAGCAGTACGCCATACCCCATTATTAGTGCTCCTGAAAAAAGGGTCTTCTTACCCTTACTTTTAGTAAAAGTAATGCTGCTATAACCAATAACCCCATAAAGAGCAATTGAAGCTATAATTGAATTCTTCAAGATTTTAAGAGCTATAGCCCCCCTTATTGCAGGCATCCACTGCGGAGTCATTAAGCTCTGTCCAGCCACTAGATCTGATGACGCGGAACTTAAAAGTATAAGTATAGCAATTGGTAATGCCCAATATCTTTTTAAGGCAAATCCACCAATAATCTTATTATCTCTATTTGTAAACACGGGAATGGCTCCTCTTGATCCATCTATCATTACTAAACTTCCCTCTATAATATGTAAAACCCCAACCAAAGTCATTAAGGTAAGAATATCTATGTTTATAAAATCTAATTTTGGCATATGTAATATAATAGCTGCATATTTAAAGATTAGGCTGGTTATACCTAAAACTGCACCTGAGTAAGAAAAACAGATAAATCTAGGCTTAAATGCCATAAAAAACAATGACAACATAAACAATAAATAAATATTTGAATTCTCATCAAAAACTAGCCCTAAAAATGTAAACATAAGGCTCGCTACTGCCCCTGCAAGAATTCCTATTACAATTTGAGATATGGTTAACTCAAAAGGTGAATCTAAATTTTCTCCCATTATCATTTTCTGCATAACAGCAATCTTCTTATTTTTATTATAAAAAATTAATCCGATCATTATTAATATAAACGCATTTGAAGGATCTACAATTGCTGACGCAACTGCTTTTAAAGTATGTATTGCAATGTCCATTGAATAAAATTCTCCTTTCAAATTGCTATGAAAAATTATATATTCCCCATATCACCTATGTGTATGCGTTAATCATCCCCTATGATGGTGAAGTCATCTATGGTTCTGAGATGTTGTTAAAAACCAAGTATCCACCAAAATTATTGGTAGATACTTGGTATGTTATTACTTAATTTTACTCTTAGCTATCTCTAATGCTTTTTTGAATTGTGGATCCAAAGTTCTATCATATACTTTCTCTTTAAGTGCTTTTGGATACACCACCTCAATTTCAGGTTTTATTCCAATATGATGTATATTTTCTCCGTTTGGAGTATAATATTTTGATATAGTTACTTTTAATGCAGTACCATCATCAAAACCATCAACACTTCTAGAAAGCATAGTTTGAACAACGCCTTTTCCAAATGTTTTTTCGCCCACTAAAGTACCAACCTTATAGTCTCTAACTGCTCCCGCAAAAATTTCTGAAGCACTTGCACTTCCTTC
This DNA window, taken from Clostridium estertheticum, encodes the following:
- a CDS encoding PDZ domain-containing protein, with amino-acid sequence MDIAIHTLKAVASAIVDPSNAFILIMIGLIFYNKNKKIAVMQKMIMGENLDSPFELTISQIVIGILAGAVASLMFTFLGLVFDENSNIYLLFMLSLFFMAFKPRFICFSYSGAVLGITSLIFKYAAIILHMPKLDFINIDILTLMTLVGVLHIIEGSLVMIDGSRGAIPVFTNRDNKIIGGFALKRYWALPIAILILLSSASSDLVAGQSLMTPQWMPAIRGAIALKILKNSIIASIALYGVIGYSSITFTKSKGKKTLFSGALIMGYGVLLTGISQLAVFGVAFQFFILIFAAALHEAMIRLEKHMELTLKPKFVSSDDGIMVLEVAPRSPAFEMGIQSGDLIVQIDDKKIEAEEEILNLIKGNFKSLSLKIQKSSGELKDMSYSNMAGNKRLGIVIVPRELPKDNSIVKVDDESFKDVLEKMKDIDKK